Below is a genomic region from Gemmatimonadales bacterium.
GCTCGTGAAGGTGCGCGCCACCACCGCCTCCGAGAGCGGGAAATGCGTGGACTCGCAGCCGCAGGCGCCGAACACGTCGGGGTGGTGCGCCACCAGGTAGAATGACAGCAGCCCACCCATGGACGAGCCCATGACGGCCGTGTTCTGTGGTCCCGTCAGGGTGCGGAATTCCGCGTTGACCCGCGGCATCAGCTCTTCGATGAGGAAGCGGGCGTAGGCGCTCGCGCGATGCCAGGGCGAGTATTCTGCGCCGCGCTCGGCGGTACTCCAGACGCCCACGACGATCACGGGCGGAATGGTGCCGCGCCGGGCGAGCCGCACCACCGCTTCGTCGACGCCCCAGTCAACACCCGTGTTCGCAATCCGCGGGTCGAACAGGTTCTGCCCGTCGTGCATGTAAAGGACGGGATAGCGCGTGGATCGAGTGCTGTCGTAGCCGGGTGGCAGCCAGATCTCGACGTGGCGCGTCGGCCCCAGGAACGCGGACGCGACATCCGGCCAGTAGACGAGGCGGCCCTCGACGCCAGAGCCCGCCCAGTCGGCCATGTACTCTCTCGGGTCCCTCTTGAAGCCGGTGATCTCATGAACGGCCTCGACGGTGCCGTCGATGAGGAGCCGGTTGTTCGGCGGGACCGTGCCGGCGGGGCCGAGCGCCTCGCGGTCCCAGGAGCCCAGCGTGAACTTGTACTCGAATGTAGTGCCGCGCGGCACCGTGACGCTTGCGGTGCGCTCGCGCCCCACTCCCACCATGGCACGGCCGTCCGGATGCCACGGTCCGAGCTCCGGAAGGCTGCCGGCGAGATAGACGGTGCCCGTGCCTTCCGGCACAGTCACACGAATGGTCGCTGTGCAGCATGCGGGGGCGAGATCGGGTGCGGGCTGCCTCATCGGGGCGCAGGACGCAGCGGCGAGCAGGGCGGCGAAGGTGCGAGTCAGGCGCATGGGCGAACGCCTCAGCTGGTCACGCCGAACGTGAACCCGCGTCACGTCCGCTCGCCGCCGAGGACGCGAGTCTTGGTCATGCGACAACGGAGGTGCGCGGACGGTGTCTTCTCAAGTCGCGGGCGGAGACTGCGGCGCCTCGAGGTCCAGCGGCGGCGGCTCGTCCCGCACGAGGCCCTCGAACTGGTCGCGGAACTCCTCCAGCGAGAGGTGCGCGACCGAGGCGAAGCGGGCGATCTCGTGCGGGTTTGCGAAGTCGTCGCGACGCAGCCGGATCATGTACCGGCGCGCGATCGCATAGCGCGTCGAATGGATGTTCACGTAGCGGATGCGCGTGCGGCCCGTCGCCGCGTCGAGCAGCTGCCGAAAGGGTATGGGCACGAACTCGCCGCCCTGCATCGAGACCATCACCGCACGACCCCCCGACAGCAGGTACTTCGCGGCACAGTACCCCAGGTCCCGGGCGTACTCGACGTCGTACGGGATCGGGTCGGCGCATCGCAGCTCGTAGCCGATGTCCTTCGCGACGATCGTGGTCGTGAGCCCGAACTGCCGCAGCCGCTCCTGCACCGCCCGCTTCAGGATCCCCCCGATGGCGACCTCGGCGATGCGGAGGTTGCCATGCGCATCGCGCTCAACTCCCTCGATCCCCGCCAGGTCGCTGGGATCGATGCCTTCGACCACCCCCTCCGCGATGACCGCCACCCCGTACCGCTTCCCCAGGGCCAGCCGCTTGATGATGGCCCCTACCAGCGTGTCGGTGATCGCCTTGAACGGGATCCCGCGGAGGCCGAACTCCTCCGGTATGAGCGTGAGCGTCGCTCCGGCCGCCTTCCCGATCCCCAGCGCGAGGTGCCCCGCCTTCCGGCCCATGGCGATGACGAAGTACCAGCGCGACGTGGTGTGAGCATCGACCATCAGGTTCTTGACGATCTCGGCGCCATGATGGCGAGCCGTCTGGAACCCGAACGTATCGATCTCCGGCGGCAACCCGACGTCGTTGTCGATCGTCTTGGGCACGTGCACGACGTGAACGCGGCCCGCCGACTGCTCCTCAAGGCGCATCGCCGTGTAGGCGGTATCATCACCGCCGATCGTGATCAGCTGCGCCACGTCGAGGCGCAGCAGCGAGAGGACCGTGTTCTCGAGGAGGCGGGAATCCGTCGTGGGATTGGCGCGGGCGATGCCGATGATCGAGCCGCCGCGAGAGTGGATACGGCTTACCCGTTCGATGTTGAGGGGGAGGACGTGGTCGATGTCGCCATGCATGATCCACTCGAACCCGTCCTGGATGCCCAGCACGTCGACTCCGTCCAGGACGCAGCGGATCGTGGCCGCGCCGATCACCGCATTGATACCGGGCGCCGGCCCGCCGCCGACGAGGATCGCGACCTTCCTGCGCTCGCTCATGGTACGCCGCACCTTGGTGGGTCCCAAGCGCTCCGCCGCGGTGCAGAAGGCAGCCGGCGCGAAGCTCCTGCTCGACTTCCGCTACGAGACAATCTAGCGCCTGCCGAGCCGCTTCCGCGCCCGGATCGCGAACGCGAGCATCACGAGCCCGAACGCGAGCAGCACCAGTCCCCACCAGAGATTCACGTTGATCCCGAGTGACCGGGCGTAGATCGCGGCGTCTGACGTGAGCCCGTACACCGTCAGCAGCGCGCCGAAGATCGCGAACATCAGCCCGATCGGCAGTCGCAGGTCCAGGTTCATCGAGCCCTCACCAGAAGATCACGTTGAGCACGAGCGTGAACCCCAGCACGACGACGCCGAGGGTGGCGGGTCGCTTGTACCACGGCAGCTCGCGGTCCGTCAGGCGGGGCGTCAGGGCGTACACCAGTCCCTTGAGATCGTCGTCGGACTTGTTGCGCGCCGTCACGAGCGAGATCACGATCGTCGCCACGAAGCAGGCGGTCCACGCGTAGATGGCGGTCCAGAAGTTCTGCGCCATCTCGCTCGGGTAGGT
It encodes:
- a CDS encoding alpha/beta hydrolase-fold protein; translated protein: MTVPEGTGTVYLAGSLPELGPWHPDGRAMVGVGRERTASVTVPRGTTFEYKFTLGSWDREALGPAGTVPPNNRLLIDGTVEAVHEITGFKRDPREYMADWAGSGVEGRLVYWPDVASAFLGPTRHVEIWLPPGYDSTRSTRYPVLYMHDGQNLFDPRIANTGVDWGVDEAVVRLARRGTIPPVIVVGVWSTAERGAEYSPWHRASAYARFLIEELMPRVNAEFRTLTGPQNTAVMGSSMGGLLSFYLVAHHPDVFGACGCESTHFPLSEAVVARTFTSVAPVANPDTTPYIVRDIERGLRVPRGARYRFDYGSLGLDSAYGPSHEVVRAWLRRQGFVEGRDFVIRRYEGATHNEASWRARLDDPLTFLFGRRR
- the pfp gene encoding diphosphate--fructose-6-phosphate 1-phosphotransferase; its protein translation is MSERRKVAILVGGGPAPGINAVIGAATIRCVLDGVDVLGIQDGFEWIMHGDIDHVLPLNIERVSRIHSRGGSIIGIARANPTTDSRLLENTVLSLLRLDVAQLITIGGDDTAYTAMRLEEQSAGRVHVVHVPKTIDNDVGLPPEIDTFGFQTARHHGAEIVKNLMVDAHTTSRWYFVIAMGRKAGHLALGIGKAAGATLTLIPEEFGLRGIPFKAITDTLVGAIIKRLALGKRYGVAVIAEGVVEGIDPSDLAGIEGVERDAHGNLRIAEVAIGGILKRAVQERLRQFGLTTTIVAKDIGYELRCADPIPYDVEYARDLGYCAAKYLLSGGRAVMVSMQGGEFVPIPFRQLLDAATGRTRIRYVNIHSTRYAIARRYMIRLRRDDFANPHEIARFASVAHLSLEEFRDQFEGLVRDEPPPLDLEAPQSPPAT